The sequence CAATTCCGTGTCTGCAATCGGACTGATGCGCTCATGAGTTTTCACACAATATCGGCCAGGATCAATCCGATGACGATAACGCGCGACCAAGCGGCTTGCGCCATACCGCCGATGCAACATATAGAGTTTGAGATTGACTACGACATCTCGCCATCCGAAATCTCCGTGTTTAGGAGCAGCAGCGGCGTGCCAAAGAACGCGATTGTTTCCGCCGATTACGATGATGTCTTCAATCCGGGACAGAAAATTAGGTATACGGTTGTCTACCGGATGAAACTCCGGTACGACGGTAGTATTGACCCGAGATTCTGGCATGCTAGCCGGACAGAGGACGCCAAGGGCTATCCAAGCGACGAATGGGATGAAGATGTGGCGGAACAAGAATCACCCCCGCCCAATGGATGAACCGGCGTCCCGCCCGGTCGCGGCTTTGGCAGCGTCCCGGCAAATTAGCACAGTACCCGCCAGTCAATAGGCTGGCGGAAGCCGCGCCGGGGCTGGCATAATAGGGGTTCGGTTGCCAGTTGCCAGTTCTCAGCGGAACCGTCCGGTCTCCGCGCCCCAAGCTGAACGCTGATAGCTGAACGCTGATAGCCCTATTCAGGAGCGTTTTCATGGCTTTTTCCGCCAACCAGATGCGGCCGGGGATGGTGATCATCCACAACGGCGAACTGCATTCCGTTTTCAGCATTACCCACCGCACGCCCGGCAACCTGCGCGCCTTCGTGCAAGCGAAGATCCGCAATCTGCGCACTGGCGGGCTGATCGAGCACCGCTTCCGGTCCGACGACAAGGTCGAGCGCGCCACGCTGGATGAAATGGAAATGGAGTACCTCTACAACGACGGTGATGCGTTCTATTTCATGAACACCGAGAATTACGAACAGACGCATCTCAACCGCGACACCCTGGGCGACGCGGTGAACTACCTGATTCCGAATCTGAAGATCAGCGTCGAGTTCTACGAAGGCAAACCGGTGTCGGTGTCGCTGCCACAGACGGTGGACATGGAGGTGACCGAGACCGAGCCAGGACTCAAGGGCGCCACGGTAAGCAATGTGACCAAAGCGGCAACTCTGGAGACCGGCCTGGTGGTCCAAGTGCCCCCGTTCATTGAAACCGGTGAGAAGATCCGCGTCGGCACCACCGAGGGCGAGTACCTGGAACGCGTAAAATAGCGTCGCGGCGCGATAGGTTCACGCCGGCGGGACGTTTGGTTATAAAATATTCTGAGAAGAAAGGATATGCTGCCTCATGGCCACTGCACCCGTTGAAACCGTTCCCGGCTTTCCGGAACTCGACGACGCCCGCCCGATCGCCAATCTCGCGCCCGCCGCTCTCATTGAACACAGCCTCATCCGCAAGGAGTCGCAGCTCAGCGCCCGCGGCGCAGTCACGGCCAGGACCGGCAAGTTCACCGGCCGCACACCTCCCAACCGCTTCATCGTGAAAGACGACCTGACGAAAGATAAGGTCGCCTGGGGTTCGGTGAACCAGCCCATCAGCGAGGAGTCGTTCGAGAAGGTGCGCCGGCGCATGGCCGGCTACGTCAAAGGCCGCGAAGTCTTCGTGCAGGATCTGTATGGCGGCGGCGATCCGGCCTACCGGCTGCGGGTGCGCGTGGTCAACGAGCTGGCCTGGCACAATCTGTTCGTCCACAATCTGTTCCTGCGGCCGTCGGCGGAGGAGCGCAAGTCGTTCAGCCCGGATTTCACCATCGTCTCCATGCCCGGCTGCAGCGCCGTGCCCTCGGAAGATGGCACCAAAACCGGCACCTACATTCTGGTGAACTTCACCCGGCGGCTGATTCTGATCGGCGGCACCTACTACGCCGGCGAGATGAAGAAGTCGATCTTTTCGGTGCTGAATTTCCTGCTGCCGCAGCGCGGCGTGCTGGGGATGCACTGCTCGGCCAACGTCGGACCCGAGGGCGATGCCGCCGTCTTCTTTGGTCTGTCGGGCACGGGCAAGACCACGCTGTCGGCCGATCCGGAACGGCGCCTGATTGGCGACGACGAGCACGGCTGGGGTTCGAACGGCGTGTTCAACTTCGAGGGCGGCTGCTACGCCAAGTGCATTCACCTGTCGGAGAAAGGCGAACCGCAGATTTGGAACGCCATCCGCTTCGGCACCGTGCTGGAAAACGTGGTGCTCAACCCGGCGACGCGCATTCCCGATTTCGACGACCAGTCGCTGACGGAAAACACGCGCGCGGCGTATCCGATTGAGTACATTGACAACGCGATTCTGAGCTCGCGCGGGCCGCATCCGAAAAACGTGGTCCTGCTGACGGCCGATGCCTTCGGCGTCCTGCCGCCGATCGCGCGGCTGACGGTGCCGCAGGCGATGTACCATTTCCTGTCGGGTTACACCGCCAAGCTGGCCGGCACCGAAGCCGGCGTCACCGAGCCCAAGGCGACCTTCAGCACCTGTTTTGCCGAACCGTTCCTGCCGCTGCCTCCGCGCACCTACGCCACCATGCTGGGCGAGCGCGTACGGCAGCACAAGGCACAGTGCTGGCTCATCAACACCGGTTGGACCGGCGGCGCCTACGGCACCGGCAAACGCATGTCGCTCGACCACACCCGCACCATGGTGCGCGCCGCGCTCGCCGGTAAACTGGACAACGCCAGCTATACCGCCGATCCGGTCTTCGGCCTGCCGATTCCAGACGCCGTGCCCGGCGTACCGGCCTCGGTGCTGAATCCGCGCAACACCTGGAAAGACGGCGCCGCCTACGACAAGGCCGCCCGGCACCTGGCAGAACTGTTCCGTGAAAACTTCAAGCAGTTTGAGGGTGTGCCGGCCGAGATCACGGCGGCGGGACCGAAGGCGTAAGAGCAGGGGCCAGCGGTCAGGGGCCGGGGGCCAGCGGCGCGGAAACACCGGCGGGCGGCTGGGTATCGCTGAGGATATCCGGCGCC comes from Acidobacteriota bacterium and encodes:
- the pckA gene encoding phosphoenolpyruvate carboxykinase (ATP) is translated as MATAPVETVPGFPELDDARPIANLAPAALIEHSLIRKESQLSARGAVTARTGKFTGRTPPNRFIVKDDLTKDKVAWGSVNQPISEESFEKVRRRMAGYVKGREVFVQDLYGGGDPAYRLRVRVVNELAWHNLFVHNLFLRPSAEERKSFSPDFTIVSMPGCSAVPSEDGTKTGTYILVNFTRRLILIGGTYYAGEMKKSIFSVLNFLLPQRGVLGMHCSANVGPEGDAAVFFGLSGTGKTTLSADPERRLIGDDEHGWGSNGVFNFEGGCYAKCIHLSEKGEPQIWNAIRFGTVLENVVLNPATRIPDFDDQSLTENTRAAYPIEYIDNAILSSRGPHPKNVVLLTADAFGVLPPIARLTVPQAMYHFLSGYTAKLAGTEAGVTEPKATFSTCFAEPFLPLPPRTYATMLGERVRQHKAQCWLINTGWTGGAYGTGKRMSLDHTRTMVRAALAGKLDNASYTADPVFGLPIPDAVPGVPASVLNPRNTWKDGAAYDKAARHLAELFRENFKQFEGVPAEITAAGPKA
- the efp gene encoding elongation factor P, with amino-acid sequence MAFSANQMRPGMVIIHNGELHSVFSITHRTPGNLRAFVQAKIRNLRTGGLIEHRFRSDDKVERATLDEMEMEYLYNDGDAFYFMNTENYEQTHLNRDTLGDAVNYLIPNLKISVEFYEGKPVSVSLPQTVDMEVTETEPGLKGATVSNVTKAATLETGLVVQVPPFIETGEKIRVGTTEGEYLERVK